A region of the Sarcophilus harrisii chromosome 3, mSarHar1.11, whole genome shotgun sequence genome:
TTAGATAGTAATAAAATACCCCAGatattcttctttgtttttaatacatgAATAGCCCATCTCCTTTCCCATTCATTCATCTCTAGTTAGTTTTATGCTGCTTCTGATATTCCAGTGTTTATAATTTGCTCCATCCTATTTCTGTgttctttgtgtttttctctttgcTCCTTTGGTGAGCTATTGCATGGATTCAGAGACTTTTTTTGTGGCTATATAGCCATATAGCATagttagaagaaatttttttctttaacaaagacATTTTTGGTATTCATAAAGTCACTGTATGAAGCAGAGCAGTAAAGCAAAAAAGtcaaagtattttactttttttttgttttgtttttgctttggggattttttttgttgttgttacttgcCTAACATGCttgtgttataaaaataattaatagggAAATAACTTTAGATGATGGCTAGCTTTGTTTAATGTTACACAGTTTTCATGAACAATCCAAGTGTAATTATTAAGAACATGCATATTAAATTGATGTAattgaaataaaagttttataaatggGGAGAAGAAAACAGCTTGGTAATAGACAGCTAGCTCAAAGTTAGCAAGTCTTACTTTGTCAAACTCCTCTGCTCACATACTGATCCTGGGCTAATCCTTTTTAACTTCTAAGTATCCTAGGTAACTTTTCTAAAACTGTGTTACAGAATAGTTCCTGAGAAGTATTTGGCAGTAGAAAATTTCATCATGAGCTCCCTATACCAAATtcagaattgaaataaaaattatgagcttgtaatttaattttaattagtgtATTAGAAACTCAAATATCGAAGAGGTAAAAACTGAAATGTGAGAATTATATTCTtgttaagaatatattttaaactgaATGTTAACTAGATGATAaaatagtaaacatttactatgtacccATCAGTGAGCCATAAATTACTTTgagaattttattgaattattattattgaattacaTAAAGTCAGTTTTTGTAATATACAGACTAGCCCTCTTGAGGATCTTGgcatcagcctgagtccttggtcttagtggaggagtgaaaaAGGCAGGAGAGCTTCCATGAGGCTGTTCAAACATGGAGTCTGGAGTCTAGAATCTAGAGTCTTCTCTGTGTATGGCAGAGGGACTCCTTCCGAGTCCctccagcccttaaatacttcagtacaattacatcactacagcacacagAGCATGTACCAATTGTAGCCATTACTTCACCATATTATACTAACTATGTGcttaactagagaatcattatctcatcacactgagtaggtgcttaactataagcacccgcTCTCAGTATCTTAAGTATACTTTTTCAGTCCAGCCCTCTACAAGTTTTTGTACATTAGTGTTTTAATACCAATGTAAAAGCTAGGCATGTTCAGGAAATTTGATGTTACCCTGAGAAAAATTTTCCAAGTTACTTTATTGGTGGAATGAATACTGAATATTGAAcacattgggaaaaaaatgttaaaatggaaaataaaattctcaagaagatattcaaatttataattccTGATCCTAAATTTGAAAGAATTTCTGCATGCCTTAAAGTTAATagattgcttatttttaaaagtagaatataattattttatcataGTGCACCCCTTCACTTCGAGAAAGAACTACATTTGTAACACTGATATGGCAAGAATGATGTACCTGTATCTAATGGAGCTTTTgccaattttgaaaaaaagttacaCCATATTTTTTTAGAGGTGtaattctattgtttttcttttacagttTACATTATTCAAATCTAAAACTTTAATAAATGAAGCTTtaatcttttttgctttcttttctggctaattttatacttttcatctaaagtaatttttactttttttccccagaatttgTCACAGACTCTAGTGCTAAGAGAACTATTAAAGGAAGTAAAAATGTCTGGAACAATAATGAAAATTGAACCACCTGATTTATCCCTAACagtatgtatttttatttgttataatgagaattttctttctttgaaataaatacattatcttctaagattaaaaatatttttatatggatGTTCAATATGATCTTGAATCCATAACATTTATAGGTTAATAAAACTAATTGAATAATTATGaaacctttttatttaaataatttttaagagttgtatattttgtatgtatatcttTATGCATGTTTCCTTACATACATTTTTTATTCTAGAGAATGCTATTGACAGCTTTACACATTGGCAGTATCATAGCTAGTGAAGTTTATCTAAGGCAGTTATTGCTAATTGAGAATGCTAGTAATACAGATATTTTGGCAGGCATTGCCAAAAATATGTTTTGttcataaataaaaggaaataatattttattaccatTACTGTATCTTGTTTTCATTCTTGCATTTTGAACTCAGCAatctacaaatgaaaataaacatttaaaactgaaaattgtGAAGATAAACACCATAAAATTTTAAGCCAGAAAATAACATTAGTTAAAAGTGAACAGATTGTAGGATAAGGAAACAATATGGTGGAGTGAGTAGAAAGAACATTTGGgttggagttagaagacctgggtttcaATCCTGCCTCTCATAACTTAACATCTGTGTGAGTAGGCAAATTGCTTTCTGGGTCCAAGTTTCATCGTTGGTAAATTAAAGGTGTGGTGGGACTAGATATTCTTCCTGGtatcttccatttttttgttgctataaatgttttaattaGATAATTGTCCCTAGTGTTGattgaacaatttttatttttttgcattcagGAACCTCTAGAAATCAACCTTGAGCCTCCAGGTCCTCTTACTTTAGCCATGTGCCAATTTCTTAATGAGATGCATGAAACCAAAAGGGGAATTGTGACACCTAAAGAGCTATTTTCTCAGGTCTGTAAAAAGTGAGTACCTGTTAAGATTGTATATTGAGCATTTGAAAAGGCACTGcctaaaacacatttttatttagGAATAATATAGAAAAGATGTGATTACATATTCTTTTAGGTGAgcaaatatattacattatttttcttgtattctcaAAATTGTAAGTAAAAATTAGATATTCCAAAGATGGTAGTATCAGATTAAATAGAAgttaaaataaactgaaaagacCCCAGAATTAGAAATGTGATTATTGGGATTTTATAAATGTGTTTGATGTTagtaatttttgcttttttcccccttttggttgATATAAATAGAGCAGTGCGATTTAAAGGTTCTCAGCAGCAAGATAGTCAGGAACTGCTTCGGTATCTATTGGATGGGATGAGAGCAGAAGAAATCCAGGTAAATCTGTCATTATAAATTTTGCTGTTTATAATCTGATCATTTATTTGTCTTTGAGTTAGTAATAGATTTTTAAACTCGATAATGAATGAATCTGTAAAAGTGCTTTGTTAAGTCTTTGAATACAAATAGATATTTCCTGCTCTCCAGGAGATCATCTTGTattggggagacaacatatgAAAGGTTTCAGGTACAAGTTAGTGGAAAGGTACCCACAGTTTTTAGGTTCAGTCACAAAGTAGATAGTAATGTTTCTGCCTTTATATCATTTCTATTGATAAAATCATTGCTGGTTGCGATATTAAACAGTACCATGGAGTTAGTTGAAAAGAACTTCTTTCCTGGGTCTTCAAGTAGATGTGGCTGCAGCACAGTTGTCAGATTGTGTCTCCACCTGGGTTGCTTCCCAAGATGGTGGCATTAGATTGGAAGCATTGCTATTGCCAGGACTTTGGGATTCAGAGTCCTGGATCATGTTCATTGGAGTCTGAGGGAAGAGATGAGAAGTTGGGGGAAGCAGGTCTGTTGGTTTGGAGGACACTTTTCTCAGTGCTCTTGGGCTGAGGATACTGGGCTGTGTTCAACAGGGTCTGAAAGGAAATAGTGGTCACAGTGCCCTGGCACATGTTTTAATTCTGTGTCCCATTGCATCAACTAAACTGATTTACCTGCCTATGAGTGTGGTTTTATAGCACAATTTTGATTCTTAcatttcttggaagttttcacTCTATTATCTGTTTAATTAAAAGGCTTTataaggaattaaaataaatttcttaatgttttaataattattataaatcgttgattttattttagtgacatttttcatttctttaaagtcTTTTAGACCTTAGATGGTAAGATGGTAAAAGTGGTaaaatgtagaagaaattattGGCTAAAAGCTATGTTTGATTAGCTCCTTAGAtacagaattaatttttttctgtaatttttacaGATTATTAAGTCTATTACTTGGAATACCCATGATGACGCACACTTTCCCATCTCTTCATACAAGTGACACATagaaatgcagaatgagacatacatttatAGGCAGCCAGTGtctggatttgttttgcttatgtttaatttttataaagaacatattttcttttgattttggggGGGTTAGAGTGATCATAAAGATTcccctaaaaagaaagaaagaacatcaatgaattggggggaggagggtatttttgttgttttattgaacAGACAAGACTAGAACTAAGTTTAGAGGAAGAATTAGACAAACTGTAGTTTTTGTAACATGTAGTAACATATTGAACTTATGATATGCTTTTCAAAAAAAtctatccttttttctcttttgcatatgGAAATTTTGTTTGCTGtctttaattcaatataataagAACTTTTGAAAATCGGTTAACTTTTTCTGTATTATAAAAGGTTAATTGAGTAGAAAGTTTTTAAGCAttagaaatattttgaattaGTAGGCTGTGTTTTTATCTATCAGTAGGACTTTGTTAGAAGACTTTTTACTCAGTTATTTTTGTTAAGTGTTGTGATTTAAAAGTACACATatggaatacaaaaaaaatagaggaatggCTTGCTAGTTTAGATATTTCAATTCTTCCCCTAATCAATAATGTTCACCTTAGGAATTGGAAAGAATAAGAATATGATTaatttttacaattgtttttatTGTAGATAGTGTTTTATAGGCTTCTATTTTAACTGTGATTATGCagaaattgataaaatataatatatgtactcAATTTGTTACTTTCAGAGAGTAAGTACTGGTATTCTTAAAGCACTTGGCAATTCCTCTGAAAAATTagatgaagaacttaaaaagaaaattaaaggtaaTGTCTGATTTCCAGAATACAAACACCAAACTAAAATCATATTTGTTATTAGCATATTTGTATTTGAGAATTTTTTATGTATGAATCCTTTGATACTTCCATTTTGCTGTTAGTGAAGCAGTTCAAATATGGATATACCAGAAAAGGACATTATGGTAGGCTTTAGTTGTATAATAATGTTTATTAGAGAAGTTAAACCTGTGGCTATTCCCCACTTTACCTGTTTTAGTGTATTTAAAAGCATTAGAAATTACTTTGATAATTGACTTTTTACCATTTGATGATATCCTTTGGAACTAGGCCAGTGAAACAAGTATTTGACACAGCCTTGCCTTAGATACATTTCTGTTACCtagatcaaaacttcttaaactgagAGTCATAACTCAGTGTGGGGGTCAGGAAAAGTTAGTAGTAACTTTTACTGTAGCACcagtaaaagatatcaaactaattttttatgtaaaaataagcattcatatccatctcattagtatgcacaTTTGCTttcttaaatgataaaattatatgtatagcaaagatttttttgaggtaaatttctttatgatttattataagtaaatttgaATTGTAACCTATTTTACGTATCTGTATACCaggggatcacataaaaatttcttgggcaaaaaggggtcacaagtggaaaaagtttaagaagtacTGACCTAGATGACCAAAGTTGATAAATATATTTAGTATCTGTAGAAAGTATGACTTAGCTTTACATCCCTGGGGTTAATAtagtggaaaggaaaaaaggagaaaatggctTTGGGCTTATATTTGATAacatatatcaaatataatattttttattattatgtcctttgaatatattttgggttttttttgtgaATATATAACTTCATTTTAGAATGATGTAATATTCTTGAAGAcaggaatgcttttttttttgtatttatattccaagAGTCTTAATACAATGCTAGGTACAATTCTTGTTCATTTGAATTCAAGGAAGTGAACATATTCTCATACTGTATTTTTTAACCATATTGTGATTAAAATTAGTAAACCAAATCTACTACCTCCAAATATCAGAATTTCTTATTGTAATTTTTCTCTAGTAGCaagattcatagaattttagagggATAAGGATAAGAGACTTTAGTAATAATGTTCCCTTCCCTCATTTTTAGATGAAATGAGTGTGGTCTAGAGGTGACTTTGCTAGATAGTAGAACAGGGATTAGAGGACATTCCTCCTGGCCTTGTTCATTATACCACCTTTCTACTTGAAGCCCATGAATATTAGATAATATTGCCTTTATGTAAGTTTGTTGATTAGGGGACCTTAAATTTTATCCAGTTTATAATGACTAATTGCTGTAtcatctagtttatttttttccacctGCTTTATCTgttaattttatagaattattttgttAAACCCATTTTTTTATagagcatgaaaaaaaaaagacaataccAAGCTTTGTGGATAGAATATTTGGTGGAGAACTAACTAGTACAATCATGTGTGAGGAATGCAAAACTGTAAGTAGATCTTTTTGATAATGGCTAGATTtattcaatatataaaatataagtttaAATTTCTACTTTACAAATAAGGTTATAACTTCTAAATTGCAATATTATAAACATCTGTTCAGGTGTATATGGTATTGTGTTAATACaaagctaatttaaaaaatttttagccTTACCCTGAAATATTTCCTAGTTATTACATGATCATATTTCTTTCCATGAATTTATACTCGCAGCTTACAGTGATaatgataatatgatgatataataatagtatattttaataataatgcagtttaattttaattagcaaTTAATTGGatattgataatatattttgaaattacatTTCTACCTGAAGTATTTTTGTTCATTGTAATTTGTTAGCCTCACAATACTTTCTTCCATACTATAATACAGAATTACaataatttcttcaattgtagCAAAATTTATCCAAAACATTTTTAGTGTGTTTTTAGGCTATGTAGGCATTCTGGAAAAATGTGGAaagctgggcttggaatcaggaaagcctgaattcaaatttaatctcagacagtaattagctttatgaccctgggcactCAGCTGATagttgtctgcctcagttttcctcagactataaaatggggatagtaacagttcattgttttgaaaattaaatgagataatttgtaaagtacttactaTAGCACCTAGTACTTAGTAATTACTCTATatatgcttattctcttctccttcacttttaaaataaagaaatctccttattttttaatgctttaagtaaaattttctttgcctttaaaaagtgtttttggTGTTTGGTTAAGGTCTCGTTGGTTCATGAATCTTTCCTTGATTTGTCCCTCCCTGTTTTAGATGATCAGGTAAGATTACTGAGtttaatttatgtaaaaattttcatattatatatatagagagaggaataaagactttaaaacatttattaaagaagcTATTTACTATCAGCTTGCTTTAGATTGATATTATTTGCAAAGTCTCCTGAAAATAGTGAAAAGTGTGAAAAAAGTCAATTCTATTTAATTATAATGGATTTACTGAAACCTCCTTAATAGTCTTATGTATCATGTTATAGCTTAGGTATTAAGAATAACACTGTGTTAGAACTGGCTTGTACAAGATGATAGAGAAATCTCTGTATCTTTAGTATATTAATTTTGTTCTTATAGAGTAAATGTTAGGTACAAAACTGTCACATAAACGGGATAGGCttgatttagtaaaaaaaaatgaattgctaTAATTATGTTACGTTTACCTCCACATAATACAACAGAATATTTTATGTAGAAATGTTCTTAGTTGCATAGCAAATCTAGTACATATTGATTGCATACCTGATTAATTcaacccattttcttttttcttctttttgcttgaaaaagtaataatttttatcctgattaattttaatattttaggaaaatgtgTGTTAAACtataacataaaaaatttaaGCAAAGTTAAGTTCTTTGTTAACTACTGttactaatatttaaaatttacattctGTTTTAAGAGCGgtaagaaaagtataaataataaaaatatcaaaaaaacaaaggaagatgaagacagtgaggaagagaaagataacaATAGTtatatgaaagataaaaataatattccttcttGTACAAGTAAGCACTTgcagaaaaaggcaaagaagcaAGCCAAAAAGCAAGCAAAGGTTAGTAATTACAAATAATGATCTTCTACcttgttttttttataatgtgCTGTTTGGCTTATAGttaagagaattttcttttccaccttctcattttatgagtgattatttcatttgtaagGGAATTGgttatatttgaaattttgattcatgataatatatttttaaactgcCTTTTCTGCCTGGAGTATTTTTTGTTCCATGTGATTTGTTAGACTTACTGTATCAATAATAGCCCTCTTTCACTTACAGCAAGGTTATTGACATAATCTACATTTACTTAAATTTCTGATACTGAGTTTGCTGGCATATTTAAAAAGACCCAGTAATGGGAGTCAGatgacctgagtttgaattgCTCATGAGATGCTGTGGTCATAGACAAATCACTCTGTTTCTGTAAAATAATGCACATCCAATATTTACTCCCAGATTTGttctgaagaaaatttttttgcaaaCCTGGAAATACTACAGAAgtatgttattgttttattattggtTTTGTTGACATTTTAAGCTCAGtatataaaaaatagagaattcattattttttcctctaaaccTTCCCTGTTCCTACATTCTTTATTATTGTAGAAGGGAACACCATCTTCCCAGTATCAAAAACCCACAATGGGAGTCATCCTGGATTTCTCATCATCTCCCACATCCCCATATCCAGTATTTTGCTACGGTCTATTAATTTCACTTTTGCAGTATCTCTCAAATACATCCTCTTTGTTCCTCTGACACTCCCACCATTCTAGTGCAGACCTTCATTATCTCATCCCTTGATTATTGCCAACAGCTTGCTGGTAGGTcaccctgcctcaagtctcttcccacccATTTTATCCTGATTTTCTCAAAAGTTTAGATCCATTCATGTTACTCCTCTTCCTCAACAAattcatattatttcatattatctccatgatcaaatacaaaatgctttgttaagctttcaaagccctttataacctggcACCCtcctgcttttctatttttttttttttttgtctttttccccaAAACGTCCTCTTAACCCAGTGACACTGACTCTCCTGGCTGTTCCCAAAACAAGAAACTCCATCTCTCAATTTCACacattctctctgtgtctcattcCTAGAAATGGTTTTCCTCTGCTACTCTGGTTTCCTTTGAGCCCCaactaaaatctattttctttaggAAGCCTTCCTCAatacctcttaattctagtgtcttctctattatttcctatttttcttgtatatagcttgctttatatGTTTGTTAGTATATTGTCTTCTTCATTGATTGtgtgctccttgagggcaaaaactgtcttttgcctctttttctatctcccagggcttagcatagtacatggcacatagtaggcatttaattgatatttattaattgactgattgattttaaCCTCATTAAGAAGCTCCCTGAAGGAACTTGACTTTTACATTCCTGTCCCCAGCATTTCTTAGTATGGTATTTGATAAACAGCAAGAACTTAATTCTTTTCTATCATCTTCCTGCCCATTTTTCAAAGCCCTGCTCAACTTCCACTTCCATGACTACTCTAGTTCTCATTGATTGATCCCTTCCCCAAATTtccattatacatataatatttgctatatgtatttttcttaacTGTATATACACCAATGCCAAATAGAATTAGGCATTTTTTTGCTGTTcattgttgattgactgatggcCTTGGTTTAGGTGGCTCCAAATATAAAAGTATtgtttggagttttgtttttctttttgcttgcaaAGTGTTTGAAATAAGAGTTCTAGACACTGATACACCTCTactaaataattctttttttcattaataatctttatttttgtcttttgtcaaaCTTTATGCTTTGTTTCATAGAACCAACGAAGGCaacaaaaatttcaagaaaaaagtaTTCAGTTAAATAATATCTGTACTACTGAGTATCCTGAAGAACATCAACACATTAATGAAACTTTGCCACAAGAAGGAATGGATGATGAATCCAATTGCTTTtcacaagagaaagaaaactctgAAGAGTGTTGCTTAAATCAAAACGAtgtaaaagacaaagaaaataccATAGAAGCTTTTCCAGAAAATCCAAAttatacagaagaggaaaatgtgaaaaatgtaaatgatgCAGGTGACACTCTTAGTGTTTCTTTTCCTGTTGAATGCGCTAGTAAATTAAATGGCATATGTCTCaagaaagaaagtgatgaagaggAGGACCTTGCCAGTGATTTTAAAAACCTTAAGTTGGATGCACTTCTTCAGCCTGATGAAATAAATGTAGAGATTATGAATGATCCTTATCCTGTTGGGACAAAGATCTATGAAGTAGTAAATGAAGTTCCAGAAACTGCTTTTTGTACTCTAGCAAACAGGGAAGCTATGAATATTGATGAATATTCAATCTATCATTGTTTATATCAATTTACTAGTAATGAGAAACTCCAAGGTTCAAACAAACTACTTTGTGATGTTTGTACACAGAGGCAGCATAGTGGACCAAAGACAGATTTTAAaggtaatagttttccttattaaatataaattaaaaaaaaaattttattatgatgAATTTCCATGGTAAATAAAagttcccttcttcctcttacatacttttcatttacttattttcattAAAGTCTGGCTTTACCCAGAAAATCTTATACCTCTTCATTAAATTttgtcattctctctttttcagtGAGGCAAATACTTATCTTCTCCTTCCCAGATTTGCTTTTATACTAAGAGCTTACAACATCTGTTTGAATGTCTCTTAACCTCATGACTAATTCTTTGTTCCACTTCAACTGTACACAGGAATGGTCATAACGTGAGCCATCTTTCCTAAACTGATTCTTCATCCTCATAATTTCCAATCTCTGCTACTCTTACTTCATTTTCAAGCTTACCATTTTTcagattttacttttatttccccCAGTATTGACCCTCTAATTAATTAATTGCAGTGTTGTCTGTGGTTGTCTATATCACTTGTCCCCTTCCTTACCTTATTACCTCTCATTCCTTGCCAAATCACAGCCCTTTCTCAACCCTCTGAAATGCTAATGCCCTTCCCCTTCCTAAATACTTTTAtcttatcattatttattttatttgagttaAAATGTAAGCCCTTTCTGAGAAGAGGATTcctcttgtatttatattcttagtGCCTTAAGAAAAAtccctggcacattgtaggtttgttgattgatttgtttCCCCCATTACTTTCCAGGAGATTGGGAAATAGTCTAAGCCAGAACTATTCTGAGTTAGTTGCACATGCCTTTCAGTcttttcaaatcttgcttcatgTATGGctagaaaaagatgattttagCAACACCTAAAATGGTTTTATGTAAAcgtggaaagaattttttttttccagttgtctGATGGGCTGCAAAAATGCTCTTTCAAACTTCTGGGTTTttctgtttgtgtgtatgtgtatgttttttttttttaggtgaaaAGAAGCATGTTTACACTAATGCCAAAAAGCAAATGCTGATTTCTCTGGCTCCTCCCATTCTGACTCTTCATTTAAAGAGATTTCAACAGGTATCAGTGTTTAAGatttattgttatctttgttAATATGTTATCTTTactatttttaagtaaaatttttgaGAAGCAACATGATGGAGTGGaattttgagtcaggaagacctgggttcaaatccttcatatatttactatattcatgattctaagcaagtcatttagcccttcTGTGCATTCATTTCCTTAACTCTAAAGTGGATTGGACTTCACATGTTACCTAAAAggcccttctagctctaactcggtaattattttttttaacagcttcttgaaatctttttaaaatttcaatcttAAAAAGGGAACTAAGTACCAAGGATTTGAAAAGTTATTATTGGTAGAGTATAAGAATTACTGGAAAATGTATGAAGTTCTGATggagaaatctagaaaatattACTATTTACTGTTGCTATAAAATTAGTTTCAGAGGAATAAAGGCTAAGGTATTTATAACCATAGCCAGGCTGTTTCCAGTGCCCCATAGCAATGtgggtgatttttttccctctgccaTTCTTAGATTTTTGCCTTTTCAAGGATTTACTCATCATGAAAAGTTGTgattactaaaaatattttttgcgtATAAGTCAATGTATTATCATTTTGTATTGTCATATTAATACCAtcatgatgaggtttaggttttgggatTCTCtttagtagggaaccaaatgatatgGTCTAGATTTAGGGTACCAAAATGAGATTaaggtttctggtggtcagggagttaaatgataaggtctagtggcagttcggggttcagggaaccaaatggagaggtttggctcccctgcatccccttgggatttggcgcaaaagtagggagttttggggaactcccttctggggtcacagagattctctgtaaaggaatttacagacccgaaaacctagattgataaaaaaggttttttataGATTGGGACGTAAGGTtaaaaatcctgacagagaggcataaagtctcctTAGGGAACTAGGTGAGGATAGagagaggataacactggaaaagaatattattccagcggGCAGGGGTTTCCATGGCATAGCctagcatggcatgtttggaacctctgcaaagagaggattttagtttggcccttttataataggagttttggctacaagctgaaggaaCTCGTAGGTGGAGTCCCAAGTTACCTCATCTACtggctgggtttcagcttgaactggaattcaatgagtttcttcAGTTCAGTAGGATTGGAATTCCTTTtgctagataacagaatgaaactgtcttgtttGCTTTCCCTGTGctggggtccctcactgaggcagagttgaagattttctccttcaagcatttttagaattttggggtcccttcttcagggatcaagtaaaataatctacgtaaaagcactttggaaactTCAAAGCATAAATGGCCTATTATCATCATATTTGGGGTCTCTAGTTTACTTAAGCAAACAAAAGGTAGATAACCTCCCATTGATGCTCTGCAGTGATTTTTGTGGCCCTTCCTTAGATTAATTTTGATTGTTAAAGGCTAACTTTAGAACCATTTGGAAGAGCTCTATCTAGTCAATACACCAATAAATGGAAAT
Encoded here:
- the USP16 gene encoding ubiquitin carboxyl-terminal hydrolase 16 codes for the protein MGKKRTKGKPVLSDDAAEILEHLCRHIRKGVEQSNLKKSLMNVCQWNVCQECKTDNRTKDKPEGDDEESPSIWMCLKCGHQGCGRDSEEQHALKHYTTPRSEPHCLVLSLYNWSVWCYLCEEEVQYSSSSRLGQLVDYIRKQTNVKTPRPALKDQGKTEIENKKLEKDSKNELEREKKENMTKENSPLNSAIQVTVKGLSNLGNTCFFNAVMQNLSQTLVLRELLKEVKMSGTIMKIEPPDLSLTEPLEINLEPPGPLTLAMCQFLNEMHETKRGIVTPKELFSQVCKKAVRFKGSQQQDSQELLRYLLDGMRAEEIQRVSTGILKALGNSSEKLDEELKKKIKEHEKKKTIPSFVDRIFGGELTSTIMCEECKTVSLVHESFLDLSLPVLDDQSGKKSINNKNIKKTKEDEDSEEEKDNNSYMKDKNNIPSCTSKHLQKKAKKQAKKQAKNQRRQQKFQEKSIQLNNICTTEYPEEHQHINETLPQEGMDDESNCFSQEKENSEECCLNQNDVKDKENTIEAFPENPNYTEEENVKNVNDAGDTLSVSFPVECASKLNGICLKKESDEEEDLASDFKNLKLDALLQPDEINVEIMNDPYPVGTKIYEVVNEVPETAFCTLANREAMNIDEYSIYHCLYQFTSNEKLQGSNKLLCDVCTQRQHSGPKTDFKGEKKHVYTNAKKQMLISLAPPILTLHLKRFQQAGLNLCKVNKHIKFPDVIDLAPFCTIKCKNVAEGNTKVLYSLYGIVEHSGTMRRGHYTAYVKTRTSNSHLYNLVLDGSSPQEFENESTKGQWFHISDTHVQAVPATKVLNSQAYLLFYERINLKN